The Marasmius oreades isolate 03SP1 chromosome 2, whole genome shotgun sequence genomic sequence TTGTTTTGAGGTCCTCCCGTCCGTCGAACCAGCGTTTTGCATCGGATAGAGCGGCTTTATATTCAGAAGTGACCAACAGGTGATCTTGATGTCCAACAGTGTGTGGGAGGACAAGTTTGAGGGATTTGTAAGGTTCAGAGCCAACGACATCCTCGAAAATGGCGTTACGGTCCTTACTTTTCCAGGCTACTTCATATAGATTGCGGTAATTTGGGTCATCGATCTCGTAGTCCCGATTGGTGAAACCGTCGAGCGTATTGAAGAACCTTTCGGAGTCAGGTGCCATGAATGggtgtggtggtggtggatgaTAAGGAAGAGCTGGCGCTGTAGATTACACGCACGTGGTCCCGGAATTCGGAACTGCCGACCGGGACACTTCCATACTCGTGTTTGGTATGAATTTGTCCCTCGTGTAGCGCTACGAGTACGAGGAGGTACGAGGGCAGTTCGAGAGCGAGATGAATAAATTCCTGAACGAGTCCAAATTTACATATCCTACTACAGCGTCCATGTTCGTCGACTAGAATACTCACCTGCGAGGGCCTAGTCACCTCGAGTATTCAAGAGCGGATAACGGCCATGTGCATGAGTTCTGCAACACCCATATGCATACTGAACCAGCTCTATTGAACCGCAACCACCACCTTCGTCAGGACCAACGTTCTCTTCAACAGTTTCAGCTGCTTTATGCAGAGGAATAAGGGCTTCATAAAGATCTGCAGAATGGTTGAGGGTGTCTGACTAATCGAGTAAACTCGTCGGAACCCTTGAATTCCTGGACTAGCCTCGCGCATACCTAGCCTCTTGAGTCCTGGGTCCTGTAATGTCTGCCGCAGCTGAAACTGAAACGCTCGGATAGAGTTATTCCTATTCCAATGCCACCCATTGAATCCTGACAGCTAGTAATTACACCTGAACTACGCTGAATATTCAAGTTTAGCTATAAACCCGGATAAGCTATATAATTCGTATGCCGTTGAAAAGAGAACGTTGGCTTACCTTCATGTTTCTTAGCGTCCCCAACCTTCCTTGCCGACTTGGTCAAGTCCTCCTGCTTAACATATTCTCGATCGTCGCGAATAGCACACATTCCAGCTTCTGTAATGACATTACGCAGATCTGCGCCATTGAATCCATCGGAAAGCTAACGACCGAAGTGAATACACGTTTCGTAAACCGCTCACAGAACTCACTTTGACGATCGCCTCATAATCTATATCATCAGCTTTATTCACAGGCTTGGAGtgaatcttcaaaatctCCAACCTCGCTTGCTCGTTCGGTAGAGGAATCTCAATCTTACGATCCAAACGGCCTGGACGTAGAAGTGCAGGGTCCAAGGTATCTGGACGATTGGTAGCCATAATCAGTTTTGTCCGCCCGAGAGAGTCAAAACCGTCCATCTGATTGAGAAGCTGTGAGAAAGTTGTCAGCGATAGCGGTATATCAACGGGGAGATCAAACTGCAAGGTTAAGAACATGCCTCCATCAACGTTCTCTGAATCTCTCTATCCGCGCTGGTACCCTCCGAAAATCTCCTTCCTCCGATTGCATCAATCTCATCCATGAATATCACACATGGCTCATGCTCTCGTGCATATCCGAACATTTCTCTCACCACCCTCGCGGATTCTCCGATGTACTTGTCAACAATCGCGGAAGAAACGACCTTGAGGAAGTTGGTGTTGAGTGTAGCTGCCACCGCACGCGCTAAGAGAGTCTTTCCAGTCCCAGGAGGACCGTACAGTAAAACTCCTTTCGGAGGGTTGATTCCGACTCTTTGGAATAATTCTGGATTGAGAAGTGGAAGTTCAATAATCTAGAAATG encodes the following:
- the RPT4 gene encoding 26S proteasome subunit rpt4, variant 2 is translated as MDGQASTSSGAMDERRKNALKSYREKMRAHEVSSESLKNLRFSLKDLERDYEKTEDDIKAVQSVGQIIGEVMKQLDDERFIVKASSGPRYVVSFRPTLPVEKMKNGTRVSLDMTTLTIMRILPREVDPLVYKMSLEDPGGASFAGIGGLTEQVRELREIIELPLLNPELFQRVGINPPKGVLLYGPPGTGKTLLARAVAATLNTNFLKVVSSAIVDKYIGESARVVREMFGYAREHEPCVIFMDEIDAIGGRRFSEGTSADREIQRTLMELLNQMDGFDSLGRTKLIMATNRPDTLDPALLRPGRLDRKIEIPLPNEQARLEILKIHSKPVNKADDIDYEAIVKLSDGFNGADLRNVITEAGMCAIRDDREYVKQEDLTKSARKVGDAKKHEAKLEYSA